From the Paenibacillus sp. MMS20-IR301 genome, the window GTGCAGCCGCGGTTTCCGTCGTTCTCAAAGATTACTTCCGCCAAACCTTCATCATCGTAATCAAAAATATCAGGAGCCGTTGCGCCACAAGCACCACAAGCGATGCAAGTGTCTTTTTCGACCCAGGTGTACTTAGCCATTATATATCTGCCTCCCGTTAAACAATACAGCCTGCAATCGCAGCCCGTTATTTCAATCATATTAATATAAAAAGAATACAATTTCAATGAATTTTCAAAGTGTTGACATTATTGCCCCATTCTCCGTACAGCGCCTGGCGGCAGCAGCAGCTTCCCTGTTTCAGTCAGCTTCACCGTCCGCACTGCTCAGATTATCCTTTTGCAGCGAGGTTCCGCGCTCCTGATGATTCCGCAGCCGCGCTGAATGACTGTCACTCAGCATCCCGGCAGTCAGTACGGCATTCTCGCCGAATTTGTTGCGCAGCATGTCCATCGCCTTATTCAGCGACTCCTTCTTCGGCTGCCGTTCATAATCGAACAGATCCAGCTGAATGGCCGCTTCCTCCTTCGGGGTCAGCCCGTGAAGTGTTACGCCGAGCAGGCGCACGGGCTTGTCCCCTTTCCAGTGGCGGGCGAACTGGTCACAGGCGGCCTTATAAATATCTTCGGCACTTTCTGTAGGCGCCTCCAGCTGGCGTGAGCGTGTAATTGTCTTCATATCCGGGGTCCGGATCGTCAGCTGTACCCCTGCCGCAACCAGCCCCTGCTTGCGCAGCCGCCTTGCTACCTGGTCACAGAGATTAAGCAGCACCGGACGCGCCTCCCCCAGCCCTACTACATCCTGCGGCAGTGTAGTCGTATGGCCAATCGACTTGCTCTGCTCGCGTTCCGGATTCACGCTGCCGTGGTCAATCCCGTTGCCCGCCCGCTTCAGCCAGGCGCCAAGTACACCGAAATGCCCGATCAGCATCGCCTCATCCGCAGCTGCCAGCTGTCCGATATTATATATACCGAGCTTGCGCAATTTCTCAGCCGTCTTGCCGCCGATGCCGAACATTTCATTGCAGGGCTTATCCCAGAGGACAGACGGCACATCGCGCAGCCGCAGCACGGAAATCCCATTCGGCTTCTTGAGATCCGAAGCAATCTTTGCCAGCAGCTTGTTGGGGGCAACCCCAATGGAGCACGGCAGGCTAAGCTCTTCCATAATACGGCGCTGTATCTCCCCGGCGATCTGCAGCGGTGTCCCGAATTGGCGGGAGCCGGTAATATCCAGATAACATTCATCAATGGAGACTGCTTCGAGCAGCGGAGTATAGCTGTAAGCAATCTGCATGAAAGCACCCGAATACTTGCGGTACAGATGAAAATCCGGCTTAATAAGGATTAAGGACGGGCAGATCCGCAGCGCCTTCTGCACCTGCATTCCCGTGGAGATTCCCAGTCTGCGGGCCGCATAGGAGCAGGTGACAATAATCCCCCGCCTCGCCTCCACACTGCCGGCAACCGCTGTCGCCTTGCCTTTATACTGCTCCGGATTCTCCGCCTCATGCACAGAGCAATAAAAGGCGTTCATATCCACATGCAGAATAAC encodes:
- a CDS encoding ferredoxin, producing the protein MAKYTWVEKDTCIACGACGATAPDIFDYDDEGLAEVIFENDGNRGCTVIPDDLFDDLQDSADGCPTDSIKIADAPFNKEG
- a CDS encoding DNA polymerase IV gives rise to the protein MQDVDQYYPASGRVILHVDMNAFYCSVHEAENPEQYKGKATAVAGSVEARRGIIVTCSYAARRLGISTGMQVQKALRICPSLILIKPDFHLYRKYSGAFMQIAYSYTPLLEAVSIDECYLDITGSRQFGTPLQIAGEIQRRIMEELSLPCSIGVAPNKLLAKIASDLKKPNGISVLRLRDVPSVLWDKPCNEMFGIGGKTAEKLRKLGIYNIGQLAAADEAMLIGHFGVLGAWLKRAGNGIDHGSVNPEREQSKSIGHTTTLPQDVVGLGEARPVLLNLCDQVARRLRKQGLVAAGVQLTIRTPDMKTITRSRQLEAPTESAEDIYKAACDQFARHWKGDKPVRLLGVTLHGLTPKEEAAIQLDLFDYERQPKKESLNKAMDMLRNKFGENAVLTAGMLSDSHSARLRNHQERGTSLQKDNLSSADGEAD